From one Bordetella genomosp. 9 genomic stretch:
- a CDS encoding dioxygenase family protein, with protein MSQPDPLQLTRTVLERVAKAPDPRFRVLMTTLVTKLHEFIREVDLTPEEWMAAIEFLTATGKTCTDKRQEFILLSDTLGASMQVVMLAQARASAAAPDGMQATPATEATVQGPYYWEGAPERELGSNIAEGVRGEPAYYHGRVTDVSGQPMAGVLLDVWSGDGEGVYDMQIEGQAEMLARARLRTDAEGRYSFWSIRPSYYPIPMDGPVGRMVSGIGQHPNRPGHIHFKVSAPGHVDITTHIFVANSPYIESDVVYGVRDSLIVEFQPHGPGRAPDGREMKTPYWTAEYDFRLSPARAT; from the coding sequence ATGTCACAGCCCGACCCGCTGCAACTTACCCGCACCGTGCTCGAACGGGTCGCCAAGGCGCCCGATCCGCGCTTTCGGGTGCTGATGACGACGCTGGTCACCAAGCTGCACGAGTTCATCCGCGAGGTCGACCTGACCCCCGAGGAATGGATGGCGGCGATCGAGTTCCTGACGGCCACCGGCAAGACCTGTACCGACAAGCGGCAGGAATTCATCCTGTTGTCGGATACGCTGGGCGCTTCCATGCAGGTGGTCATGCTGGCGCAGGCCAGGGCTTCGGCGGCGGCGCCGGACGGCATGCAGGCCACGCCGGCCACCGAGGCGACCGTGCAAGGCCCGTATTACTGGGAAGGCGCGCCGGAACGCGAACTGGGCAGCAACATCGCCGAGGGCGTGCGCGGCGAACCCGCCTACTACCATGGCCGCGTCACCGATGTCTCGGGCCAGCCCATGGCCGGCGTGCTGCTGGACGTGTGGTCAGGCGACGGTGAAGGCGTCTACGACATGCAGATCGAGGGCCAGGCCGAGATGCTGGCACGCGCGCGCCTGCGCACGGACGCCGAAGGCCGCTATTCCTTCTGGTCCATCCGTCCCAGCTATTACCCCATCCCCATGGATGGGCCGGTCGGCAGGATGGTGTCGGGCATCGGCCAGCATCCCAACCGGCCCGGGCATATCCATTTCAAGGTATCGGCGCCGGGACACGTGGACATCACCACGCACATCTTCGTCGCGAACAGCCCATACATCGAATCCGACGTGGTGTACGGCGTGCGCGACAGCCTGATCGTCGAATTCCAGCCGCACGGGCCAGGGCGGGCGCCGGATGGGCGCGAGATGAAGACGCCCTACTGGACGGCCGAATACGACTTCCGCCTGTCGCCCGCGCGCGCAACCTGA
- the oxlT gene encoding oxalate/formate MFS antiporter, protein MSAPNPSTSSLDALPLGRSASTPWLQLALGMIAMLAISSPQYVWALFVQPMQATLSVSLSALQVTFALFSIFQCGIGPLHGELAARVSSRTIVMLGGLLVGLSWVSSAYVTSLPVLYVTYGVLSGIGTGWVYVAVVELMVQWFPRRRGFAVGMVAGCYGLGAIVTTFPIAASLRDSGLRDTLVMFGIALAAIITLSALGMKRVDASSQRQHPELVAPAAGPIGYTPRQMLRTPLFWLMFAIMAMVATGGLMAISQLGALASHFGITSGTLVLGMAALPLALTLDRAANGLTRPFFGWVSDRIGREPTMLLAFLLEALSIYLLLKLGTNPVAFVVLSAVVFFGWGEIYSLFPSLQADVFGTRHAARNFGYLLIATAVGSVLGGPIAALLFEKTRSWDIVFHCIIALDVAAALLAILVLKPMRVRWIEAARRDGHL, encoded by the coding sequence ATGTCGGCGCCGAACCCTTCCACGTCGTCCCTGGACGCACTGCCGCTGGGACGCAGTGCAAGCACGCCCTGGCTGCAACTGGCCCTGGGCATGATCGCGATGCTGGCGATCTCCAGCCCGCAATACGTATGGGCGCTGTTCGTGCAGCCCATGCAGGCCACGCTCAGCGTCTCGCTGTCCGCGCTGCAGGTGACCTTCGCGCTTTTCAGCATTTTCCAGTGCGGCATCGGGCCCCTCCACGGCGAATTGGCGGCCCGCGTGTCCTCGCGCACCATCGTCATGCTGGGCGGGCTGCTGGTCGGACTCAGCTGGGTCAGCTCCGCCTACGTGACCTCGCTGCCGGTGCTGTACGTCACCTATGGCGTCCTGTCGGGGATAGGCACCGGCTGGGTCTACGTGGCCGTCGTCGAACTGATGGTGCAGTGGTTCCCCCGGCGCCGCGGCTTTGCCGTCGGCATGGTGGCGGGCTGCTACGGCCTGGGAGCCATCGTCACCACCTTTCCGATCGCGGCGAGCCTGCGCGATAGCGGCCTGCGCGACACGCTGGTCATGTTCGGCATCGCCCTGGCGGCCATCATCACCCTGTCGGCATTGGGCATGAAGCGCGTCGACGCGTCCTCGCAGCGGCAGCACCCCGAGCTGGTGGCGCCGGCCGCCGGGCCGATCGGCTACACGCCCCGGCAGATGCTGCGCACGCCGCTGTTCTGGCTGATGTTCGCCATCATGGCGATGGTGGCGACCGGCGGCCTGATGGCGATCTCGCAATTGGGCGCCCTGGCCTCCCATTTCGGCATCACGTCCGGCACCCTGGTGCTGGGCATGGCCGCGCTGCCGCTGGCCCTGACGCTGGATCGCGCCGCGAATGGCCTGACCCGCCCCTTCTTCGGCTGGGTATCGGACCGGATCGGCCGCGAACCCACCATGCTGCTGGCCTTCCTGCTGGAAGCGCTTTCCATTTACCTGCTGTTGAAGCTGGGCACCAACCCGGTGGCCTTCGTGGTCCTGTCCGCGGTGGTGTTCTTCGGCTGGGGCGAGATCTATTCGCTGTTTCCTTCGCTGCAGGCGGACGTCTTCGGCACGCGCCACGCGGCGCGCAACTTCGGCTACCTGCTGATCGCCACCGCGGTCGGCTCGGTGCTGGGCGGGCCGATCGCCGCCCTGCTCTTCGAAAAAACCCGCTCCTGGGATATCGTTTTCCACTGCATCATCGCGCTGGACGTCGCCGCCGCCCTGCTCGCCATCCTGGTCCTCAAGCCGATGCGCGTGCGCTGGATCGAGGCCGCGCGGCGCGATGGACATCTATGA
- a CDS encoding 2-hydroxyacid dehydrogenase, with product MKPLLLVLVFLSEEHRALMAESFEMIYAPNENLGADRGNGDAQIAARGQDIRVVLTNGTNGLLATEIAALPRLELICTLGVGYENIDLAAASARGIPVCNAAGSNANAVADHAMAILLAAVRRIPFLNAGVRKGLWRDDIPRPPQVSGRRMGIFGLGAIGKAVARRAAGFDMEIGYHSRTRNDATGYRWFDDLASLAAWCDFLVIAAPGGQATYHAVDRQVLEALGPDGVLVNVARGTLVDTDAVADALRHKRIWAAALDVYENEPAPPAPLLEFENAVITPHVGGASPQAIHALVVRFLENAEAHFAGKPPLSRVN from the coding sequence ATGAAACCCTTGCTCCTGGTCCTTGTATTCCTGTCCGAAGAACATCGCGCCCTGATGGCGGAAAGTTTCGAGATGATCTACGCGCCCAATGAAAACCTGGGCGCGGATCGTGGCAACGGTGACGCCCAGATCGCCGCGCGCGGGCAGGACATCCGCGTGGTGCTGACGAATGGCACCAATGGGCTGCTGGCGACGGAAATCGCCGCGCTGCCCCGCTTGGAGCTGATCTGCACCCTGGGCGTCGGTTACGAAAACATCGACCTGGCGGCTGCCAGCGCACGCGGCATCCCGGTGTGCAACGCGGCAGGCAGCAATGCCAATGCCGTCGCCGACCACGCCATGGCGATACTGCTGGCAGCCGTGCGCCGCATTCCCTTCCTGAACGCGGGCGTGCGCAAGGGGCTGTGGCGCGACGACATCCCGCGTCCGCCGCAAGTGTCCGGCCGTCGCATGGGCATCTTCGGCCTGGGCGCCATCGGCAAGGCCGTGGCCAGGCGGGCCGCGGGCTTCGATATGGAAATCGGCTATCACAGCCGAACGCGCAACGACGCTACCGGGTATCGCTGGTTCGACGACCTGGCCAGCCTGGCCGCCTGGTGCGACTTCCTGGTCATCGCGGCGCCGGGTGGCCAGGCCACTTACCATGCGGTCGACCGACAGGTCCTGGAAGCGCTGGGGCCCGACGGCGTGCTGGTCAACGTCGCGCGCGGGACGCTGGTGGACACGGATGCCGTGGCCGACGCCCTGCGGCACAAGCGCATCTGGGCGGCCGCGCTGGACGTCTACGAGAACGAGCCCGCGCCGCCCGCGCCCCTGCTCGAATTCGAAAACGCCGTGATCACCCCGCATGTCGGCGGCGCCTCGCCGCAGGCGATCCATGCGTTGGTGGTGCGCTTCCTGGAAAACGCCGAGGCGCACTTCGCCGGCAAGCCGCCGCTCTCCCGGGTGAACTGA